A genomic segment from Flavobacterium sp. 9R encodes:
- a CDS encoding FIST signal transduction protein, with the protein MKVASFLYENEIFVKEINEEQLQVKDANLVIGFGASALVSDENNFANIREKFPNATLAMASSAGEIFDKEVFDNTISLIAIEFADTKIATSEVNIEDYNNSFDAGHALVTKLPKETLKLIFVLSDGGKVNGSELVKGINEATESKVLVTGGLAGDGAKFEKTFVGLNQVPTSGKVIAIGFYGEKLQVSHGSIGGWESFGLERTVTKSDRNVLYEIDHKNVLDLYKKYLGKYAEELPGSALLFPLSIKLNDKDDLIVRTILSIDEQNQSMTFAGDLPLGSKVRFMKANFDKLIDAASDAASNCISMNKNSTKLALLISCVGRKVILSNRIDEEVEAVSDILSNTTLLTGFYSYGEISPLRPFSGCELHNQTMTITCLNEL; encoded by the coding sequence ATGAAAGTAGCTTCCTTTTTATACGAGAATGAAATTTTTGTCAAAGAAATCAACGAAGAACAATTACAAGTAAAAGATGCTAATTTAGTTATTGGTTTTGGTGCCAGCGCATTAGTTTCTGATGAAAATAATTTTGCAAACATCCGAGAAAAATTCCCAAATGCCACTTTAGCAATGGCCTCATCTGCTGGGGAAATATTTGATAAAGAAGTATTTGACAATACTATTTCTCTTATTGCAATAGAATTTGCAGATACAAAAATTGCTACTTCTGAGGTAAACATAGAAGATTATAACAATAGCTTTGACGCCGGACATGCTTTAGTAACTAAGTTGCCTAAAGAGACGCTCAAATTGATTTTTGTACTTTCAGACGGTGGAAAAGTTAACGGTAGCGAACTCGTAAAAGGAATTAACGAAGCTACAGAAAGTAAAGTCTTGGTTACCGGTGGCCTTGCTGGTGATGGTGCCAAATTTGAAAAAACATTTGTGGGTCTAAATCAAGTACCTACTTCGGGGAAAGTTATAGCTATAGGTTTTTATGGAGAAAAACTTCAAGTATCCCACGGTTCGATTGGCGGCTGGGAAAGTTTTGGATTAGAACGTACAGTTACCAAATCTGATAGAAATGTTCTTTATGAAATTGACCATAAAAACGTGTTGGATTTATATAAAAAATACCTCGGAAAATATGCGGAAGAATTGCCTGGCTCCGCTTTGTTATTTCCACTTTCAATAAAACTTAATGACAAAGATGACCTAATTGTTAGAACGATTTTATCTATAGACGAACAAAACCAATCCATGACTTTTGCTGGCGACCTGCCCCTTGGTAGCAAAGTCAGATTCATGAAAGCTAACTTTGACAAACTCATAGATGCAGCAAGTGATGCCGCTAGTAACTGCATAAGTATGAATAAAAATTCTACCAAACTGGCTTTACTGATCAGCTGTGTAGGAAGAAAGGTAATTTTAAGCAACCGCATAGACGAAGAGGTAGAGGCTGTTTCTGATATATTAAGCAATACCACTTTGCTAACTGGATTTTACTCCTATGGTGAGATTTCTCCGCTGCGTCCTTTTTCTGGATGTGAATTGCACAATCAAACCATGACTATCACGTGTCTTAATGAACTCTAA